Proteins co-encoded in one Blastocatellia bacterium genomic window:
- a CDS encoding ATP-grasp domain-containing protein has protein sequence MKNSILFLEPKGTMLEVIRAAKGREFTVFALVSDYSLLDALPSPYASARQCIDELLVVKDWNDLPTILSVAQALHASCPVKGVFFGLDLCAVAGAALREYFDLPTPTPGTMELIVDKHKLRTKLYKAGLSKLRSVPGVEADRWTEWKIGRPAYFKPVHGAFSLYVTRCGSLADLQRAKTAWLDGMGSMPKFLSDFIYAKAEYHLEEEFEGELMSVEGISTRGEYLCLGLTSRIMYSKNPAVEMGSCFPYPHPLADAIIDFTRAMHAGLGFTDGPSHVEIMVNAAGEMEVIDFNPRFIGADVLQSINFAYGLKVEELLLDWCVGHKPVLVPREANYSCIQYVLPPHELLLESLDFPQMPEVKFSTSFVKPGMQVSGADRQIDYLGCYLTVMPTYESAMARSKELRHLVTINTTIQGAF, from the coding sequence GTGAAAAATTCCATCCTCTTTCTGGAGCCAAAAGGGACGATGCTTGAAGTCATTCGCGCGGCGAAAGGCCGCGAGTTTACGGTCTTCGCGCTCGTCTCCGACTACTCACTGCTCGACGCCTTGCCATCACCTTATGCGTCGGCACGTCAGTGCATCGACGAACTGCTAGTGGTCAAGGATTGGAATGACCTGCCGACGATTCTGAGCGTGGCCCAGGCCCTGCACGCGTCCTGTCCCGTGAAAGGCGTTTTCTTCGGGCTGGACCTGTGCGCCGTCGCGGGCGCCGCGTTGCGAGAGTACTTCGACCTGCCGACGCCGACGCCGGGCACCATGGAATTGATCGTCGACAAGCATAAACTGCGTACCAAATTGTACAAGGCGGGGCTCTCCAAATTGAGGAGCGTCCCCGGCGTCGAGGCGGATCGCTGGACCGAGTGGAAGATCGGCCGCCCCGCCTACTTCAAGCCCGTACACGGGGCGTTTAGCTTGTACGTCACGCGCTGCGGGTCGCTGGCCGATCTTCAGCGGGCAAAAACCGCATGGCTGGATGGGATGGGCTCGATGCCCAAATTCTTATCCGATTTCATCTACGCGAAGGCTGAGTATCATCTTGAGGAGGAGTTCGAGGGGGAACTGATGTCTGTAGAAGGCATCAGCACGAGGGGGGAATATCTTTGCCTGGGCCTCACGTCGAGAATCATGTACTCAAAAAACCCGGCGGTGGAGATGGGCTCCTGTTTCCCTTACCCGCATCCGCTAGCGGATGCAATCATTGACTTCACTCGCGCCATGCATGCCGGGCTAGGCTTCACCGACGGCCCCAGTCATGTGGAGATCATGGTGAATGCTGCGGGTGAGATGGAAGTGATTGACTTTAACCCTCGGTTCATCGGGGCGGATGTCTTGCAGAGCATCAATTTTGCTTACGGCTTAAAGGTGGAAGAACTTCTCCTGGATTGGTGTGTCGGACATAAGCCGGTCTTGGTGCCGCGCGAAGCGAACTACTCTTGCATCCAGTACGTCCTCCCGCCCCATGAGCTTTTGCTTGAATCCCTGGACTTCCCTCAGATGCCGGAGGTTAAGTTTTCCACCAGCTTTGTCAAGCCAGGCATGCAGGTGTCGGGCGCTGACCGGCAGATTGACTACCTGGGCTGCTACCTGACGGTTATGCCGACCTACGAATCCGCGATGGCCAGATCGAAAGAACTTCGTCACCTCGTCACGATCAACACGACGATACAAGGTGCGTTTTAG
- a CDS encoding alpha/beta hydrolase — translation MHVFDDFAPKFTDRFHVIALTRRGFGESDKPADGYDIATRVEDIRQFLDALKIERVNVAGHSAAGDEMTTFASLYPRRVKKLVYLDAAYTRARIPDLILGDPVSDPEDRRLVLEVQDSPDAAKIVVKDMPPANVWEINKAMLRATVAFRPDYTKVKAPALAFYATPEHHPYAPPQADEATRRKWDEWWVKNSVPYIRTNVEQFRREVPRGQVVEMKDATHYVFRGRTADEVVLQTREFLLK, via the coding sequence ATGCACGTCTTCGACGACTTCGCCCCGAAGTTCACAGACCGCTTCCACGTCATCGCGCTCACGCGCCGCGGCTTCGGCGAATCGGACAAGCCCGCGGACGGGTACGACATCGCCACGCGGGTCGAAGACATCAGGCAGTTCCTCGACGCCTTGAAAATCGAAAGGGTGAACGTCGCCGGGCATTCGGCGGCGGGCGACGAGATGACGACGTTCGCCTCGCTTTATCCGCGGCGTGTCAAGAAGTTGGTTTATCTCGACGCCGCCTATACCCGCGCCCGCATCCCTGACCTAATTTTAGGCGACCCCGTCTCAGACCCGGAAGACAGGCGGCTTGTCCTTGAAGTGCAGGATTCTCCCGACGCCGCGAAAATCGTCGTCAAAGACATGCCGCCGGCCAACGTGTGGGAAATCAACAAGGCGATGCTCAGGGCGACAGTCGCGTTCCGCCCGGATTATACGAAGGTGAAAGCCCCGGCGCTGGCTTTTTATGCGACGCCGGAACATCATCCTTATGCGCCGCCGCAAGCGGATGAAGCGACACGCCGGAAATGGGACGAGTGGTGGGTTAAGAACTCAGTGCCGTACATCCGAACGAACGTCGAGCAATTCCGCCGCGAAGTTCCGCGCGGGCAGGTTGTCGAGATGAAGGACGCGACTCATTACGTTTTTCGAGGAAGAACCGCAGATGAGGTAGTCCTGCAGACAAGAGAGTTTCTTCTGAAGTAA
- a CDS encoding DUF3276 family protein yields MREIFSEKVVANRRTYYFDVKETREGAKYLVIGELTQVGSELERHRVMVFEESLESFMDGLDKAVEFILAAGRVDEPPATQRGDVEEAEEANEETEEIKRLKRIERKVDEIRGHFK; encoded by the coding sequence ATGAGGGAAATCTTTTCAGAAAAAGTGGTGGCGAATAGAAGGACATACTATTTCGACGTGAAGGAGACCAGGGAGGGGGCAAAGTATCTGGTCATCGGTGAGCTGACGCAAGTCGGCAGCGAACTGGAGCGGCACCGGGTGATGGTATTCGAGGAGAGCTTGGAATCGTTTATGGATGGGCTGGATAAGGCTGTAGAGTTCATCCTGGCTGCTGGCAGGGTAGATGAGCCTCCAGCGACGCAGAGAGGTGACGTCGAAGAAGCGGAAGAGGCCAATGAGGAAACAGAGGAGATAAAGAGACTGAAGAGGATCGAGAGGAAGGTCGACGAGATCAGGGGGCATTTCAAATGA
- a CDS encoding SUMF1/EgtB/PvdO family nonheme iron enzyme, whose product MYPTNNNKMTTVFISSTSQDLSLHRQVARDVVLACRWHPIMMEYMGTRPKSTVEECCKAVAQCDVFILLVAFRRGWVPAAGAGGGDGLRSITAIELEVAERTGKPILVFLADKKSWPIDSCETDDGALSWIMDFRNGLSRMASFFPHENADPRSENPLPGFSSKVREACLNLRERLMAQGDSPSVNFAPSPVMRQEQPAPEKEARYSEAANGIPLHAPPSFGTLPARPYPILEPYSHPSTFAGRNRELAEVMRLISLSKLLLCVHAPSGTGKSSFLQAGLRPMLWDKGYAVAFDRMPDELGVARRLLADLIDSPAIDRVKDTDYLEFFDYLDKVKKRIGRPPILILDQFEDTLRRQEGRALKVLGPLLAATARRLPGNEGFVCQWILVYRQEYHGAVVEWLRNVLREVKLDASHNGGPATEIMEQLPCDLFRQDRFHEWPLPFLGDPGFSNAPLEAARKEFLAVITKPIDNEPAREYYNLRFAPGNAEKLAAAFAIERIQSPRAPLAPQLQVILAHLLESRLAADDPTIYVPDDPQVLIQNALSKYLRRKLDEAFVGQPDDRRRRLRTQALFVLRQLADAKGQRGQGIPSAELRSSLGPDGSFIMRRLESPNIRLVLQDDIAGIGRYILPHDEIAKIVQGIFKDPKEQAYYDIDDRLVELRRIISRRAELSRAGDMGALELDDALLRRIKEAESALLWDENARQWWENVLANHEKKNREQARRRTTERMVLTSLALATITIISLIAVFSDKGLKQIRYEGNVRQGPMSEAALAVYTLSTKFRLPGSDLWELVKDRRDLKELLASGLPAGKKALTDAGEKADDEFIPEMIEKAYFSGEQETSLIGAMLFTLDNFAPDQKDCLKVRARIIADLRHKHAPPPYVDADWDLISPPEGKDEISFDMGCNPDAELNGECREGELLHRVRLSPYRLLRHEVTVEEYRQFDPAHQQKINDPKTPVTDVDWYQAYAYAAWQGASLPTEAQFECAARAGTSSSWPTGNVPAELKNVAVYDIDSRTGTVAQVMSRQPNSWGLYDMQGNVEEWCLDWWGAYPREELKDPQGPKEGKVRVARGGDYSRRDASSLRSAARSSHTPEDQLHYLGFRVALSTVPVP is encoded by the coding sequence ATGTATCCGACGAACAACAACAAGATGACTACCGTCTTTATCTCCTCTACTTCCCAAGACCTGTCCCTACACAGACAGGTGGCGCGTGATGTCGTCCTGGCATGTAGGTGGCACCCCATCATGATGGAATACATGGGGACCCGCCCCAAGTCGACCGTGGAGGAGTGCTGCAAGGCGGTAGCGCAATGTGACGTGTTCATCTTACTGGTCGCCTTCCGCAGGGGCTGGGTGCCAGCCGCAGGTGCTGGCGGGGGGGATGGGCTGCGTTCAATTACGGCAATCGAGCTGGAAGTGGCGGAACGAACCGGAAAGCCAATCCTGGTTTTCCTCGCCGACAAGAAGTCCTGGCCTATCGATTCATGCGAGACCGACGACGGCGCTCTTAGCTGGATTATGGATTTCCGCAACGGTCTTTCCAGAATGGCGAGCTTCTTCCCCCATGAGAACGCTGACCCGCGGAGTGAGAACCCGCTCCCCGGCTTTAGCTCCAAAGTCAGGGAAGCCTGCCTGAACTTACGCGAACGCCTGATGGCACAAGGCGACTCGCCGAGCGTGAATTTTGCTCCGTCCCCAGTAATGAGACAGGAGCAGCCCGCGCCCGAGAAAGAGGCGAGATATTCAGAGGCGGCAAATGGCATCCCGCTGCACGCTCCTCCTTCTTTCGGCACGCTCCCGGCGCGGCCCTATCCCATATTGGAGCCATATTCCCATCCCTCCACCTTCGCGGGGCGGAACCGCGAATTGGCTGAAGTCATGCGACTGATTTCGCTTTCAAAGCTCCTTCTCTGCGTCCATGCTCCTTCCGGCACGGGGAAGAGCTCCTTCTTACAAGCGGGCCTGCGACCGATGCTATGGGATAAGGGCTACGCCGTGGCCTTTGACCGGATGCCTGACGAATTGGGTGTGGCCAGGCGTCTTCTGGCCGACTTGATTGACAGTCCGGCGATTGACCGCGTGAAGGACACCGACTACCTCGAATTTTTCGACTATCTGGATAAGGTAAAAAAGCGTATTGGCCGCCCCCCCATTCTAATCCTGGACCAGTTTGAAGACACATTGCGCCGGCAGGAGGGACGAGCGCTCAAGGTCTTGGGGCCGCTTCTGGCGGCGACGGCCCGCCGCCTCCCCGGCAACGAAGGCTTTGTGTGCCAGTGGATCCTTGTCTACCGCCAGGAGTACCACGGGGCGGTCGTCGAATGGCTAAGGAATGTGTTACGCGAGGTCAAACTAGATGCCTCGCACAATGGCGGGCCTGCCACTGAAATTATGGAACAACTGCCATGCGACCTGTTTCGGCAAGACAGATTTCATGAGTGGCCGCTCCCTTTTCTTGGAGACCCGGGCTTCAGTAATGCCCCTCTTGAGGCGGCGCGAAAGGAATTTTTAGCCGTCATCACGAAGCCCATAGATAATGAGCCGGCGAGGGAATACTACAACCTTCGATTCGCCCCGGGGAATGCGGAAAAGCTAGCCGCCGCCTTTGCCATCGAGCGGATTCAATCACCACGCGCGCCGCTCGCCCCTCAGTTGCAAGTGATTCTTGCCCACCTTCTGGAGTCGAGGCTGGCTGCCGATGACCCGACGATCTACGTCCCCGACGACCCGCAGGTACTGATCCAAAATGCCCTGTCGAAGTATCTGCGCCGGAAACTGGATGAGGCGTTTGTCGGGCAGCCTGACGACCGCCGCCGCCGCCTGCGCACGCAGGCGCTGTTCGTCCTGCGGCAACTGGCCGACGCCAAGGGGCAGCGCGGGCAGGGCATACCTTCTGCGGAGCTGCGGAGTTCTCTCGGCCCCGACGGCTCGTTCATCATGCGACGCCTAGAATCGCCTAACATCCGTCTGGTTCTACAGGACGATATCGCCGGCATCGGGCGGTACATCTTGCCACATGACGAGATTGCCAAGATCGTTCAGGGAATATTCAAAGACCCCAAGGAGCAAGCCTACTATGACATAGACGACCGCCTGGTCGAGTTGCGAAGGATCATCTCGCGCCGCGCGGAATTGTCCCGCGCCGGCGACATGGGCGCGTTAGAACTGGACGACGCGCTCCTGCGGCGGATCAAAGAAGCGGAGAGCGCGCTCCTATGGGATGAAAACGCAAGGCAGTGGTGGGAGAACGTCTTGGCAAATCATGAGAAGAAGAATCGCGAACAAGCCAGGCGGCGGACCACAGAACGGATGGTACTAACCTCCCTGGCCCTTGCTACCATCACGATCATCTCGCTGATCGCCGTCTTCTCTGATAAAGGCTTAAAGCAGATCCGCTATGAAGGAAACGTCCGGCAAGGTCCAATGTCCGAGGCCGCCCTTGCCGTGTATACGTTGAGCACCAAGTTCAGGCTGCCCGGCTCCGACCTGTGGGAACTCGTTAAGGACCGCCGCGACCTCAAGGAATTACTGGCGAGCGGATTACCTGCCGGCAAAAAAGCCCTAACGGACGCCGGCGAGAAGGCCGACGACGAGTTCATTCCGGAGATGATCGAGAAGGCCTATTTTAGCGGGGAGCAGGAGACGAGCCTCATCGGGGCCATGCTTTTTACCCTCGACAACTTTGCGCCTGACCAGAAGGATTGCCTGAAGGTGCGAGCCCGCATCATCGCCGACTTGAGGCACAAGCATGCGCCGCCTCCGTATGTGGATGCGGACTGGGACTTGATCTCGCCTCCTGAAGGCAAGGACGAGATAAGCTTTGATATGGGCTGCAACCCGGACGCGGAACTCAATGGGGAGTGCCGTGAGGGCGAACTCCTTCACCGCGTGCGCCTCTCGCCTTACCGCCTTCTCCGGCATGAAGTCACGGTCGAGGAATACCGCCAGTTTGATCCGGCGCACCAGCAAAAGATCAACGACCCGAAGACTCCGGTGACGGACGTGGATTGGTACCAGGCTTACGCCTACGCGGCCTGGCAGGGTGCCAGTCTGCCCACGGAAGCCCAGTTCGAGTGCGCAGCCCGCGCCGGAACCTCAAGCTCCTGGCCAACGGGAAACGTTCCCGCCGAGCTGAAGAATGTCGCCGTTTATGACATCGATTCTCGGACGGGCACGGTCGCCCAGGTCATGAGCAGGCAGCCGAACAGTTGGGGGTTATACGACATGCAGGGCAACGTCGAAGAGTGGTGCTTAGATTGGTGGGGCGCTTACCCCAGAGAGGAGCTAAAGGACCCCCAGGGCCCGAAGGAGGGCAAGGTGCGGGTAGCACGCGGGGGGGATTATTCGCGTAGGGATGCCTCCTCTCTGCGGTCAGCAGCCCGCAGTTCTCACACGCCCGAAGATCAGCTCCATTACCTGGGCTTTAGGGTGGCTCTTTCGACGGTCCCTGTGCCATAG
- a CDS encoding nuclear transport factor 2 family protein: protein MSDPAIEQEIIKLAHDWIDAAGRRDHSALNRILADDFMIAGWLPGGQLADKQTYINDCLRPVVVEQSSYKYEGWKFRMYRDVVIANCTLQINALVGGSDWGGVFLFTQVWMKREERWQVVACHSSPVQEA from the coding sequence ATGTCTGACCCTGCTATTGAACAAGAAATCATCAAACTGGCGCACGACTGGATTGACGCCGCAGGCCGCCGCGACCACAGCGCCCTGAACAGGATTCTGGCTGATGACTTCATGATCGCAGGCTGGCTACCTGGCGGCCAACTCGCTGACAAACAGACCTACATTAACGATTGTCTGAGGCCCGTGGTCGTAGAACAGTCATCGTATAAGTACGAGGGTTGGAAGTTTCGCATGTATAGAGATGTCGTTATAGCCAATTGCACATTGCAGATTAATGCACTGGTTGGCGGTAGCGATTGGGGAGGTGTCTTCCTCTTCACACAGGTGTGGATGAAAAGGGAGGAGCGGTGGCAAGTGGTAGCTTGTCACTCAAGCCCGGTTCAAGAAGCGTAA
- a CDS encoding ZIP family zinc transporter: MAPVLVEAGFWGLVAGSALLIGATAGYFLRVPQRLIAAIMAFGSGVLISALSFDLMEEAYKRGGFDSTAIGFMTGAAVYTAANWYLSQRGAKHRKRSGTQQPSESEDSGSGLAIAIGALLDGIPESIVIGVSMIKGGAVSSVAVAAIFLSNIPEGLSSSAGMKKAGRSAGYVFGIWGAITIISAAAALSGYAVFSHFSEEVIAATTAVAAGAILAMLSDTMIPEAFEEAHDFAGLITVLGFLIAFILTKMSE, translated from the coding sequence ATGGCTCCCGTATTAGTAGAGGCAGGATTCTGGGGCTTGGTAGCTGGATCAGCACTCCTGATCGGGGCAACGGCAGGTTATTTTCTTCGGGTTCCGCAGCGCCTAATCGCCGCAATAATGGCATTCGGCAGCGGGGTCCTTATCTCAGCCCTTTCCTTTGACTTAATGGAGGAAGCCTATAAGCGCGGGGGCTTTGACTCAACGGCTATCGGCTTTATGACCGGCGCAGCCGTCTACACCGCCGCGAACTGGTACTTATCTCAGAGGGGTGCTAAACACAGGAAGCGGTCGGGCACTCAGCAGCCATCAGAGTCGGAAGACAGCGGTAGTGGATTGGCTATAGCCATAGGCGCTTTGCTAGACGGTATCCCCGAATCAATTGTCATCGGGGTTAGCATGATCAAAGGCGGCGCAGTAAGTTCGGTCGCCGTGGCGGCCATTTTCCTATCGAATATACCTGAGGGGCTATCGAGTTCAGCAGGGATGAAAAAGGCCGGGCGCTCCGCGGGCTATGTCTTTGGCATATGGGGGGCAATTACAATTATCTCCGCCGCCGCTGCGCTTTCGGGGTACGCCGTCTTCAGTCACTTTTCAGAAGAAGTAATCGCAGCGACAACTGCCGTAGCTGCCGGTGCGATATTGGCAATGCTTTCGGACACGATGATTCCAGAAGCGTTTGAAGAGGCTCACGATTTCGCGGGGCTAATAACGGTGCTGGGATTCTTGATCGCTTTTATATTGACTAAGATGAGCGAATGA
- a CDS encoding right-handed parallel beta-helix repeat-containing protein, whose product MSTGLAHDIFLVPSQFSSIREAIDAIIRPSTIMVSPGIYSEDLYLVGTPGVVISTTRFGRRGVTIVGATADTVVHLENASVYLSGIEVRSNGRARAISAFESSVALQECVLAGNRVTDDHAEAGGAGMMCIRSSVRVQKSMIVGNSVQASIRSARGGGLHLVACKVEIAGSSIQANAVYGAEEARGGGLYCEGSQVRMWRSRVTENALYSMKGEGAGIYFKDASAQVGGSVITGNGMAEGRGGGIFVRGQCDRVKVHTNTAVRQNHPDDFISE is encoded by the coding sequence ATGTCGACTGGCCTTGCGCATGACATCTTTTTAGTGCCATCGCAATTCTCCTCTATCCGGGAAGCCATCGACGCAATCATTCGGCCCTCGACCATCATGGTAAGCCCCGGCATTTACAGCGAGGATCTGTATCTCGTCGGGACGCCTGGCGTGGTGATCAGCACAACTCGCTTTGGCCGACGCGGGGTCACGATTGTCGGTGCAACCGCAGACACAGTCGTCCACCTCGAGAACGCTTCTGTCTATCTTAGCGGAATTGAGGTTCGCTCGAATGGTCGTGCGCGGGCGATTTCTGCTTTCGAATCATCCGTAGCCCTCCAAGAATGCGTCCTCGCAGGAAATCGGGTGACCGATGATCACGCCGAAGCAGGCGGCGCGGGCATGATGTGCATCCGGTCATCGGTTCGCGTCCAGAAATCAATGATCGTTGGCAACAGTGTACAAGCTTCCATTAGAAGTGCTCGTGGAGGTGGTCTCCATCTGGTCGCTTGCAAGGTTGAGATTGCCGGCAGCTCAATTCAAGCGAATGCCGTCTATGGGGCCGAGGAAGCGAGAGGGGGTGGCCTTTATTGTGAAGGCAGTCAAGTGCGGATGTGGCGAAGCCGAGTGACGGAGAATGCATTGTACAGTATGAAAGGTGAAGGGGCGGGCATCTACTTCAAAGACGCCTCGGCGCAAGTCGGTGGAAGTGTAATTACGGGCAACGGGATGGCTGAGGGGAGAGGCGGTGGCATCTTTGTGCGGGGGCAATGTGATCGGGTAAAAGTCCACACAAATACGGCGGTTCGGCAGAACCACCCGGACGATTTCATAAGTGAATAA
- a CDS encoding antibiotic biosynthesis monooxygenase, with amino-acid sequence MPLISVTRLRVRSLFYLPQFGWQALATARQAERAPGFMCGRLVREARNTFWTVTAWKDAAAMKAYRDSGAHRKVMPRLLKWCDEASTVHWEQGGAALPTWAEAHRRMEAEGRPSKVSNPSEAHQTRQIAEPRLTGREGKELKTSRQRS; translated from the coding sequence ATGCCATTGATTTCCGTTACGCGCCTTCGCGTACGTTCCCTCTTTTATCTTCCACAATTTGGTTGGCAGGCGTTGGCCACGGCACGACAGGCAGAACGTGCGCCCGGCTTCATGTGCGGTAGGCTAGTGCGCGAGGCGCGCAACACGTTCTGGACGGTGACCGCGTGGAAGGATGCCGCGGCAATGAAAGCCTATCGAGACAGCGGCGCGCATCGGAAGGTGATGCCGAGGTTACTGAAGTGGTGTGATGAGGCGAGCACCGTCCATTGGGAGCAGGGGGGTGCAGCGTTGCCGACGTGGGCGGAGGCGCATCGGCGGATGGAGGCAGAAGGGCGGCCATCAAAGGTCAGTAACCCTTCGGAGGCACATCAGACGAGGCAGATAGCCGAGCCGCGACTGACAGGCAGAGAGGGAAAGGAATTGAAGACGTCAAGGCAGAGGTCGTAA
- a CDS encoding ABC transporter substrate-binding protein has product MAKYAEVKKALIDACWPRRISRSSESADSIRFPRFNFANSFLLYLAILALVALLEHLFGILPSPPPQVDITNVLRVSVALRLDDKENQSVHSLNSGIEVARILFLRRNPGINIDLDRLAYDNVENLRAMARRIIDSGTPAVIGGEWSSEALELGSILKESSVVFVTPTASNPKVTEDRPYIFRICLPDDVVASRLAFYTLDKLKPKTLAVVHDTASPYSDYLSQKYVDTVMGQLNRRRANERPVVIQEKFNPATAPESRSMNYEAVDFRPMIEKFKRQNVTHVTLLSYSSDLIPFLKQANEADFHPVYIGGDGWGAPSRLYKTAADQGVDLTHFQAYRHFYWDESKNTTLAQEFGSEFEKLYKVPPEGLDAIGFDAAWVLFTAMSKADYPRSGDKIRREMLQLESMSLLTYDHFQFEQNNGLGNMPIFKLTGSGSTLVDSIR; this is encoded by the coding sequence ATGGCTAAATATGCTGAGGTAAAAAAGGCTTTGATAGACGCCTGTTGGCCGCGCCGCATCTCCCGCAGTAGTGAGTCGGCTGACTCCATAAGGTTTCCACGGTTCAATTTTGCCAATTCATTTCTGCTCTATCTAGCCATTCTGGCGTTGGTGGCGTTGCTTGAGCATCTTTTCGGAATACTGCCGTCGCCGCCGCCCCAGGTAGATATTACGAACGTCTTGCGAGTCTCCGTTGCATTGCGGCTCGACGACAAGGAGAACCAGTCTGTCCACTCGCTCAACTCTGGGATCGAGGTTGCCCGGATCCTTTTTCTCAGGCGAAACCCTGGGATTAATATCGATCTAGACCGTTTGGCCTACGACAACGTTGAGAATCTCCGCGCCATGGCGCGCCGAATCATTGACTCGGGAACGCCAGCCGTCATCGGCGGCGAATGGAGCAGTGAGGCGTTGGAGCTAGGGAGCATATTAAAGGAGTCCAGCGTTGTATTCGTTACGCCAACGGCCTCTAACCCCAAGGTCACAGAGGACCGACCATATATTTTCCGCATCTGCTTGCCCGATGATGTGGTGGCCTCCCGTCTAGCCTTTTACACGCTCGACAAGCTCAAGCCGAAAACGCTAGCGGTCGTACACGACACGGCGTCGCCGTACAGTGATTACCTGAGCCAGAAGTATGTTGACACCGTAATGGGGCAACTCAACCGGCGACGCGCCAACGAGAGGCCGGTGGTGATACAGGAAAAATTCAATCCGGCAACGGCGCCGGAAAGTCGCTCCATGAATTACGAGGCGGTGGACTTTCGCCCTATGATCGAGAAGTTCAAGCGGCAGAACGTGACGCATGTGACGCTGCTGAGTTATTCGAGCGACCTCATCCCCTTTCTCAAGCAGGCCAACGAGGCCGACTTCCACCCCGTGTATATAGGCGGCGACGGGTGGGGGGCGCCCTCAAGATTATACAAGACGGCTGCGGATCAGGGGGTTGACCTGACGCACTTTCAAGCCTACAGACATTTTTATTGGGACGAGAGCAAAAATACCACGCTCGCGCAGGAATTTGGCTCCGAGTTTGAAAAGCTATACAAGGTGCCGCCTGAGGGGCTGGACGCCATCGGCTTTGACGCCGCCTGGGTTTTGTTCACGGCGATGAGCAAAGCGGACTACCCGCGGAGCGGGGATAAGATAAGGCGCGAGATGCTTCAACTCGAATCCATGAGCTTGCTGACGTATGACCACTTCCAGTTTGAGCAGAACAACGGTCTGGGCAACATGCCTATCTTTAAGCTCACCGGTAGCGGCAGCACACTCGTCGACAGCATCCGTTAA
- a CDS encoding YcxB family protein, giving the protein MIVEFNATLDDLVDVTMRSLARSKLLRPWNWKGLLTTVLLAGLPWFAIMQGSLGRRLFVGVAVAIIAAAIYLLTYESTVEKRVRKLCLKLVGEDKPFRVEVELAEAGIRISQLKEQYTCDWGTIIEMEETEEAIYFYRREGGGFAVRKRGFGTMAEKEQFVEMAKRQVGAAQAQ; this is encoded by the coding sequence ATGATCGTAGAATTCAACGCCACATTAGATGATCTCGTAGACGTCACAATGCGGAGCCTCGCCCGGTCAAAGCTGCTGCGCCCTTGGAACTGGAAAGGGCTGCTAACCACGGTATTGCTCGCGGGGCTCCCCTGGTTCGCCATCATGCAAGGCAGCCTTGGTAGGAGGTTATTTGTAGGGGTTGCCGTCGCCATTATTGCCGCTGCGATTTATTTGCTGACTTACGAAAGCACTGTCGAGAAAAGAGTGCGCAAACTTTGTCTGAAGCTGGTGGGAGAAGATAAGCCGTTCCGCGTCGAAGTGGAGTTGGCCGAAGCGGGGATAAGAATAAGCCAGTTGAAAGAGCAGTATACTTGCGACTGGGGGACGATTATCGAGATGGAAGAGACAGAAGAGGCGATCTACTTCTACAGGCGAGAGGGGGGCGGGTTTGCGGTACGGAAGAGAGGCTTTGGAACTATGGCAGAGAAAGAGCAATTCGTGGAGATGGCGAAGCGGCAGGTTGGAGCTGCACAGGCACAGTAA